The Fusarium oxysporum Fo47 chromosome II, complete sequence genome includes a region encoding these proteins:
- a CDS encoding kinase-like domain-containing protein gives MSAVAHQHVEEHFDIHEDLRTEDTEMMAEEERTEEAAPIDEDEHVQSFQQAHQQQHMQQMQHQQQHAHRQPQQPQEEPQEEEEEEEEEESEDEAVDRTVQADMDKLQNDFPGFRNRYRLIKRIGEGTFSTVYKAEDIMYDHYDNSWDYEDDSSKWTPPPKATDSPVSHRPRRKARYVAIKKIYVTSSPSRILNELELLHDLRQCPSVCPLITAFRETDQVVAILPYFRHGDFRTYFRDLTITEISVYLRELFTALKSVHDHKILHRDIKPTNFLYDPGTQRGVLVDFGLAEREGSDAKPCLCHESREVRKHRQTNSVWAQNAATPQAGYPKSDTRSSRRANRAGTRGFRAPEVLFKCTEQTTSIDIWSAGVILLTILSKRFPFFNSADDVEAMIEIATIFGTKRMKAAGLLHGCVFETSIPTVGQGGFSMEKIIMWSTCRGEEKPLTGEEKLAINFLEWCMELDPGRRITAAEALNHDFLLLGEIEVERQENEQAMAEH, from the exons ATGAGCGCCGTGGCTCATCAGCATGTCGAAGAGCACTTCGATATCCATGAGGATTTGAGGACGGAGGATACGGAGATGATGGCGGAGGAAGAGCGCACTGAAGAAGCAGCTCCAATAGATGAAGACGAACACGTTCAGTCCTTCCAGCAGGcgcatcaacaacagcacatgcagcaaatgcaacaccaacaacaacacgCCCATCGCCAGCCGCAACAGCCCCAAGAGGAGCCccaggaagaggaagaagaagaggaggaggaggaatctgaagacgaagctgtTGACCGAACCGTCCAAGCAGACATGGACAAGTTACAGAATGACTTTCCTGGTTTTCGCAATCGGTATCGGTTGATCAAGCGAATCGGTGAAG GAACCTTCTCTACCGTTTACAAAGCCGAGGATATCATGTACGACCACTACGACAACAGCTGGGACTATGAAGACGACTCGTCAAAATGGACACCACCACCCAAAGCAACCGACAGTCCTGTGTCTCACCGTCCGCGTCGCAAGGCACGTTACGTCGCCATCAAGAAAATCTACGTCACCTCAAGTCCCTCGCGAATTCTCAACGAGCTTGAACTACTCCACGATCTACGTCAATGTCCCTCCGTCTGTCCTCTCATCACCGCATTCCGCGAAACCGACCAGGTCGTGGCTATTCTGCCTTACTTCCGGCACGGAGACTTCCGCACGTACTTTCGCGACTTAACTATTACAGAGATCTCTGTTTACCTTAGAGAACTCTTCACCGCCCTGAAAAGTGTTCATGATCACAAGATTCTCCACCGAGATATCAAGCCTACCAATTTCCTGTACGACCCAGGTACACAGCGCGGTGTTCTTGTCGATTTTGGTCTTGCCGAGAGGGAAGGGTCTGATGCCAAGCCTTGTCTTTGCCATGAGTCCCGAGAGGTCCGAAAGCATCGCCAAACAAATTCAGTCTGGGCGCAGAATGCTGCGACTCCTCAAGCAGGATATCCTAAATCTGACACCCGATCATCGCGACGTGCCAATCGTGCTGGAACCAGAGGTTTCCGTGCTCCTGAGGTTCTCTTCAAGTGCACGGAGCAGACTACATCCATTGATATCTGGTCTGCAGGCGTTATTCTTCTTACCATTCTGTCTAAACGCTTCCCATTTTTCAACTCGGCCGACGACGTTGAAGCCATGATTGAGATAGCGACTATCTTTGGCACTAAACGCATGAAGGCTGCAGGTTTACTTCATGGATGCGTCTTCGAGACCAGCATTCCCACTGTTGGTCAAGGAGGCTTCTCGATGGAGAAAATCATCATGTGGAGTACATGCAGAGGCGAGGAAAAACCTCTGACAGGAGAGGAAAAGCTGGCCATCAACTTCCTCGAATGGTGTATGGAGTTAGACCCTGGCAGGAGAATAACGGCTGCGGAAGCACTGAACCACGATTTTCTTCTCTTGGGCGAGATCGAGGTCGAGAGGCAAGAGAACGAGCAGGCAATGGCGGAGCATTGA
- a CDS encoding non-SMC mitotic condensation complex subunit 1, with product MDTIDFDLNDALKHYMSDPASISTPEADGALFDCENDPEALTLPVVNSVLNPIVDAVADNPDAIMRASHMDSLQFLLKLAPISLHHSPDTPTVGQHSELENPRYTAHLPTHALSKIFDLVMSGLSAEADSVHSDIDSPDEQDSVPHHKKLLEIYGFLLQWTIAAVETKAAEKSSTAPAARGRGKGKKGAAKDKDAAWDSATQLQGALEVMCKVLKLKLSKIFLTTSERDTFIGLLTRPVYMVLESEQRVKTTTIRMHCFKVLCIAVKHHGHGYAAQINIIQNLTYFEHLSEPMAEFLHILAETYDYPQLADEVLREISNKEFNSNDTRGPKSVSSFIAKLSELAPRLVIKQMTMLAKQLDSESYTLRCALIEVCGNMVGYLSKQDERSENHKSQLNAFFDVLEERFLDINPYCRCRTLQVYMRLCDLAQKFPKRRQKAAELACRSLEDKSSNVRRNAIKLLGTLIKTHPFTVMHGAQLSRKEWQARLDMVQEELDSLKPPPGVPGFGGDQANTTVDNELLDEATQLGSPQKPTQMTEEEKAAAIKKAQEEAATSEAIEKLTLTRRYYNEALKFIDVIHDATTTICQLLGSRNKSEVIEAMDFFEVGDAYNIEQNKVGIRRMLRLIWTKGNSDEGKGVQTHLIECYRRLFFEAPDSFSPNDSAIYIARNMISLTFGATPAELTSLEQLLATMMKGGMIPEVVISKLWQVYGVQKREISRTQRRGAIIVLGMLATANPEIVVGEMETMLRTGLGLHGRNDLQLAKFTCIALRRINPSGRQSKDSPVKFSRLPNDHAVSVRLAAITEVPSDSKEWYGVAEQAINAIYAISKHPDTLCSDLIRRKARQVFGQSRTPPSSQPSSRPTSRDETKVAPTADQTVTQGEKKKRDNAIALSQLLFIVGHVAIKQIVHLELCELDFKRRKQEKEKAAPAKNDKDKEDADELDLIGGTTEDDFTEAMAHIRERELLYGPNSLLAVFGPLVSEICANNTTYADKGLQAAATLCLAKLMCVSAEYCEANLPLLITIMERSPNATVRSNAVIALGDMAVCFNHLIDENTDFLYRRLADDDASVKRTCLMTLTFLILAGQVKVKGQLGEMAKCLEDEDRRIADLARMFFTELSTKDNAVYNHFVDMFSLLSAGGNMEEESFRRIVKFLLGFVEKDKHAKQLAEKLAARLNRCETERQWNDVAYALGILQHKNEEITKLVSEGYRVVQSSA from the exons ATGGATACCATTGACTTTGACCTCAACGATGCCTTGAAGCACTACATGTCGGATCCAGCCAGCATTTCAACGCCTGAAGCTGACGGGGCTCTTTTCGACTGCGAAAATGATCCCGAAGCCCTTACACTCCCTGTCGTTAACTCTGTCCTGAACCCTATCGTCGACGCAGTCGCCGATAATCCAGATGCCATCATGCGCGCCTCCCACATGGACTCGTTGCAGTTTCTCCTCAAGTTAGCCCCCATATCCCTCCATCATTCACCTGATACTCCGACTGTGGGACAACATTCTGAGCTAGAAAATCCCAGATACACAGCACATCTTCCCACCCACGCCCTGAGCAAGATCTTCGACCTTGTTATGAGCGGCTTGAGTGCAGAGGCCGACTCTGTCCACTCCGATATCGACTCCCCCGACGAGCAGGACTCGGTACCCCACCACAAGAAACTACTCGAGATATACGGTTTCCTTCTGCAATGGACGATCGCTGCTGTTGAGACCAAGGCCGCTGAGAAGTCGTCAACGGCACCTGCTGCTAGAGGACGCggaaagggaaagaaggGGGCTGCAAAGGATAAGGATGCGGCTTGGGATTCGGCTACACAGCTTCAAGGAGCTTTGGAAGTTATGTGCAAGGTTCTTAAGCTCAAGCTCTCCAAGATCTTTCTCACAACAAGCGAAAGAGATACATTTATTGGTCTCCTTACCCGACCAGTTTACATGGTTTTGGAGAGCGAGCAACGAGTCAAGACAACGACCATCCGAATGCACTGCTTCAAGGTCCTTTGCATTGCTGTGAAGCATCACGGGCATGGATATG CGGCGCaaatcaacatcatccagaACTTGACATACTTCGAGCACTTGTCGGAACCCATGGCCGAGTTCCTACACATCCTAGCAGAAACTTACGACTATCCTCAGCTCGCTGACGAGGTATTACGCGAAATTAGTAACAAAGAATTCAACTCCAACGATACTAGAGGACCTAAGTCTGTTTCTTCCTTTATTGCCAAGCTTTCTGAGTTGGCGCCACGATTGGTGATCAAGCAGATGACAATGCTTGCGAAGCAGTTGGACAGCGAG TCATATACTCTTCGATGTGCTCTTATCGAGGTCTGTGGAAACATGGTTGGCTACCTCAGCAAGCAAGATGAGCGCAGCGAGAACCACAAGTCCCAACTGAACGCCTTTTTCGACGTGTTGGAGGAGCGATTCCTCGACATCAACCCCTACTGCCGGTGCAGAACTCTGCAAGTGTACATGCGGCTTTGCGATCTTGCACAAAAGTTCCCCAAGCGACGACAGAAAGCCGCGGAACTTGCATGTAGAAGTTTGGAAGACAAGAGCAGCAATGTCCGACGTAACgccatcaagcttcttggtaCGCTTATCAAGACACATCCTTTCACGGTCATGCACGGTGCGCAGCTGTCGAGAAAGGAGTGGCAGGCTCGTTTAGACATGGTCCAGGAGGAGTTGGATTCTCTGAAGCCTCCCCCTGGTGTCCCTGGCTTTGGAGGCGACCAAGCGAACACGACTGTTGACAATGAGCTTCTCGATGAGGCGACACAACTTGGCTCTCCTCAGAAGCCTACCCAGAtgactgaggaggagaaggcggctgccatcaagaaggCACAGGAGGAAGCTGCTACAAGCGAAGCTATCGAGAAGCTGACACTGACCCGGAGATACTACAACGAGGCTCTCAAGTTTATCGACGTTATCCACGACGCCACCACCACGATCTGCCAGCTCCTCGGATCAAGGAACAAGAGCGAGGTTATTGAGGCCATGGACTTCTTTGAGGTCGGTGACGCCTACAACATTGAGCAGAACAAGGTCGGTATTCGGCGTATGCTTCGACTCATCTGGACCAAGGGCAATAGCGACGAAGGAAAGGGTGTCCAGACACACTTGATCGAGTGTTACAGGCGACTCTTCTTCGAGGCACCTGACTCGTTCAGTCCCAATGATTCTGCTATTTACATTGCGCGAAACATGATCAGTTTGACCTTTGGCGCGACACCCGCTGAGCTCACATCGCTTGAGCAGCTCTTGGCGACAATGATGAAGGGCGGCATGATCCCCGAGGTTGTTATTAGCAAGCTTTGGCAAGTGTATGGTGTTCAGAAACGGGAGATCTCCCGAACTCAGCGCCGAGGTGCTATCATTGTTTTGGGGATGCTGGCAACTGCAAACCCCGAGATTGTGGTTGGTGAGATGGAGACCATGCTTCGAACTGGTCTTGGTCTGCATGGACGCAATGATCTTCAGTTGGCCAAGTTTACATGCATTGCTTTGAGGCGAATCAACCCGTCTGGACGCCAGTCTAAGGACTCTCCTGTCAAGTTCTCACGATTGCCCAACGACCACGCTGTGTCAGTCAGATTGGCTGCCATCACCGAGGTTCCCTCAGACAGCAAAGAGTGGTATGGAGTAGCAGAGCAggccatcaacgccatctaTGCTATTTCTAAGCATCCCGACACCCTCTGCTCAGACCTAATCCGACGAAAAGCTCGACAGGTGTTTGGACAGTCCCGTACCCCGCCATCTTCGCAACCCAGCTCGCGCCCTACATCGCGAGATGAGACAAAGGTTGCGCCAACAGCCGACCAGACTGTGACCCAgggtgagaagaagaaacgcGACAATGCTATCGCTCTGTCTCAGCTTCTATTTATCGTCGGTCACGTTGCCATCAAGCAGATTGTTCATCTTGAGCTGTGTGAACTCGACTTTAAGCGCAGAaagcaggagaaggagaaagcaGCGCCCGCTAAGAACgataaggataaggaagATGCGGATGAGCTTGATCTGATCGGAGGTACAACAGAGGATGATTTTACAGAAGCCATGGCACACATTCGTGAGCGAGAGCTTTTGTACGGACCCAACTCTCTACTAGCTGTCTTTGGCCCGCTGGTATCAGAAATCTGCGCCAACAACACAACGTACGCGGATAAGGGACTCCAAGCCGCTGCGACGCTCTGTCTCGCTAAACTTATGTGCGTGTCTGCCGAGTACTGCGAAGCAAACTTGCCACTACTTATCACTATCATGGAGCGTTCACCCAACGCAACTGTCCGAAGCAATGCTGTTATCGCGCTGGGTGACATGGCTGTCTGCTTCAACCATCTCATTGATGAGAACACCGACTTCCTTTATCGTCGACTGGCTGATGACGATGCGTCCGTCAAGCGAACATGCCTCATGACTCTGACCTTCCTTATTCTGGCCGGAcaggtcaaggtcaagggtcAGCTAGGCGAGATGGCCAAATGtttggaggatgaagatcGCAGGATCGCTGATTTGGCGAGAATGTTCTTCACCGAGCTCAGCACCAAGGACAATGCTGTGTACAACCACTTTGTCGACATGTTCAGTCTGCTCAGCGCTGGCGGCAAtatggaagaggagagttTCCGCAGGATTGTCAagttccttcttggctttgttgaAAAG GACAAACACGCCAAACAGCTGgccgagaagcttgctgCACGACTCAACCGTTGTGAGACTGAGCGACAATGGAACGATGTTGCATATGCGTTGGGCATTTTGCAGCATAAGAATGAAGAGATTACAAAGTTGGTGTCTGAAGGCTACAGAGTTGTTCAATCCTCTGCTTAA
- a CDS encoding uncharacterized protein (expressed protein) yields the protein MAVDGLTQDGLELQFGVNHVGNATLLMALLPIMQKTAEKGGEVRFVSVTSLGYAGHPKKGIEFETLHSLQEHLPFGTWSRYGQSKLANIVLAKELERRYPAIKSVVVHPGVIATNLVTGLGFWKRMFVYVTNPYMMTVEQGGYNTAWAAAGDVKTRDETVAFYEPVGKANKGDDMCFSEELGKKLWEWTEEKIESVKQSQSG from the coding sequence ATGGCTGTTGATGGGCTTACTCAAGATGGACTTGAGTTGCAGTTTGGCGTTAACCATGTTGGCAATGCGACGCTTTTGATGGCTCTTTTACCAATCATGCAGAAGACCGCGGAAAAAGGGGGTGAGGTTCGGTTTGTAAGTGTTACTTCACTCGGATACGCAGGCCATCCAAAGAAGGGCATTGAGTTTGAGACGCTCCATTCACTCCAAGAACACTTACCCTTTGGGACATGGAGTCGTTACGGACAGAGCAAACTCGCCAACATCGTCTTGGCCAAGGAATTGGAACGACGATACCCTGCTATCAAGAGCGTTGTTGTTCATCCTGGTGTTATCGCTACGAATCTGGTCACAGGCTTGGGATTCTGGAAGAGAATGTTTGTGTATGTTACCAACCCATATATGATGACGGTTGAACAGGGTGGATACAACACTGCTTGGGCTGCTGCAGGAGACGTCAAAACAAGAGATGAGACAGTGGCGTTTTATGAACCAGTTGGAAAGGCAAACAAGGGGGATGATATGTGTTTTAGTGAGGAATTGGGAAAGAAGCTGTGGGAGTGgacagaagagaagatcgagagtGTGAAGCAGTCACAGTCGGGGTAG
- a CDS encoding GRIM-19 translates to MPQDMPPRGGYEPVQYKRNLPAKGFRPGILLLGMGAVMGYGWYKLIGGMREANELGREKMWARINLIPLLQAEEDRDQVRRYLADQKREKELLGDNAKVYNSDRFVRPTFAVTPPPTTN, encoded by the exons ATGCCTCAGGATATGCCCCCTCGGGGCGGGTATGAGCCCGTCCAGTACAAG CGAAACCTCCCCGCGAAGGGTTTCCGTCCTGgtatcctcctcctcggaATGGGCGCTGTTATGGGCTATGGCTGGTATAAGCTGATCGGCGGCATGCGCGAGGCAAA CGAACTCGGCCGTGAAAAGATGTGGGCTCGCATCAACCTCATTCCCCTTCTCCAAGCCGAAGAGGACCGCGATCAAGTCCGTCGATACCTGGCCGACCAGAAGCGCGAGAAGGAGTTGCTTGGTGACAATGCCAAGGTTTACAACAGCGACCG ATTCGTGAGGCCGACTTTCGCTGTTACACCCCCTCCTACTACAAACTAA
- a CDS encoding uncharacterized protein (expressed protein): protein MSKAYLFPANRKLEDMDAYFRESPSVMVIRDNDAIVTKRPGKYIQREQEDIQREEAEDGSPVVGVGPEEKGLREQGNF from the coding sequence ATGAGCAAAGCTTACCTATTCCCAGCGAACCGAAAACTTGAGGATATGGATGCCTACTTCCGAGAAAGCCCCTCCGTGATGGTCATCAGAGATAACGACGCGATCGTTACCAAGAGACCTGGGAAGTACATTCAACGGGAGCAGGAGGACATCCAGAGggaagaggctgaggatggAAGTCCGGTTGTAGGAGTTGGTCCTGAGGAGAAGGGTCTCAGGGAGCAAGGAAACTTCTGA
- a CDS encoding putative sugar transporter — MTLFGYDQGVFSGVVVTQDFLKLDNLVGPTKTNVLATVTAIYDIGCFVGAVITFTIGERLGRKKAIIIGTVIMSIGIVVKVTSYSLPQMTVGRVVLGIGNGINTATAPIWQTETAQAKWRGKLVILEMAMNIAGFCLVNWINYGLSFVEGSVAWRFPLAFQFVFIFVLFATVPWLPESPRYCWLIAHGRTQEATEILACIEDKPTTSPVVTAQLHEIQYSVDYELQHAVKWKDILLRRNKDTADTKTLRRLLLSANTQLMQQFGGINIMSYYMPTVLINSVGLSERMARLLSACNAVS, encoded by the exons ATGACACTCTTTGGCTACGACCAAGGAGTGTTCA GTGGTGTTGTCGTAACTCAAGACTTTCTCAAACTTGACAACCTCGTCGGTCCAACAAAGACGAACGTCCTTGCTACTGTAACTGCAATCTATGACATTGGTTGCTTTGTTGGCGCTGTCATTACTTTCACTATTGGCGAAAGGCTCggaaggaagaaggccaTTATTATTGGTACAGTGATCATGTCGATTGGCATCGTTGTAAAGGTTACATCTTATAGTCTTCCGCAGATGACCGTCGGGAGGGTAGTTCTTGG AATAGGGAATGGTATAAACACCGCTACAGCACCGATATGGCAGACTGAGACAGCACAAGCCAAATGGCGAGGTAAACTTGTCATTCTCGAAATGGCGATGAACATTGCTGGTTTCTGCCTCGTCAACTGGATCAACTACGGTTTATCCTTCGTTGAAGGCTCTGTCGCATGGAGGTTCCCCCTGGCCTTTCAGTTTGTGTTCATCTTTGTGCTTTTCGCCACTGTTCCATGGCTTCCAGAGTCTCCTCGGTACTG CTGGCTCATCGCTCACGGTCGCACACAAGAAGCAACAGAGATCCTCGCCTGTATCGAAGACAAACCAACGACATCCCCAGTCGTAACAGCTCAACTTCACGAGATCCAGTATAGCGTTGACTATGAACTTCAACACGCTGTGAAGTGGAAGGATATCCTCCTCCGTCGCAACAAAGACACGGCCGATACCAAGACTCTTCGGCGTTTGTTGCTCAGTGCAAACACCCAACTCATGCAACAATTCGGCGGGATTAATATCATGAGTTACTACATGCCCACCGTTCTCATCAACAGCGTTGGTCTATCAGAGAGGATGGCCCGTTTGCTCTCCGCTTGCAACGCAGTGTCTTAA